One stretch of Streptomyces sp. NBC_00443 DNA includes these proteins:
- a CDS encoding cupin domain-containing protein, with the protein MLHALAAFAADPGRRIGPLVTPREREVLELDSGVVWERLGHVPGSDVDFLLVTYRPGGASSSSGGLMRHTGTEYGCLTSGELILTLGFDEYTLRPGDAVCFESTTPHRYRNDGDVAATGIWFVSSVVQ; encoded by the coding sequence GTGCTGCACGCCCTCGCCGCTTTCGCCGCCGACCCCGGTCGCCGGATCGGCCCGCTGGTGACGCCCAGGGAGCGGGAGGTGCTGGAGCTGGACTCGGGCGTGGTGTGGGAGCGTCTCGGCCATGTTCCCGGCAGCGACGTCGACTTCCTGCTCGTGACGTACCGACCCGGCGGGGCCTCCTCCAGCTCCGGTGGCCTCATGCGCCACACCGGCACCGAGTACGGCTGTCTGACCTCGGGCGAGCTGATCCTCACCCTCGGCTTCGACGAGTACACGCTGCGTCCGGGCGACGCCGTCTGCTTCGAGTCGACGACCCCGCACCGCTACCGCAATGATGGTGACGTAGCGGCTACGGGCATCTGGTTCGTGTCCAGTGTTGTTCAGTGA
- a CDS encoding helix-turn-helix domain-containing protein: MPPAAVPPVGARIRQARLARGTSLRALAREVGVSASLISQIENGKSQPSVSTLYAITTALGISVEALFEAGETTTASPAAAAPVPCCTPSPLSPPTPVAGSARW; encoded by the coding sequence ATGCCCCCCGCCGCCGTCCCGCCGGTAGGCGCCCGCATCCGGCAGGCCCGCCTTGCGCGCGGGACGAGCCTGCGGGCGCTCGCGCGCGAGGTCGGCGTATCGGCGAGCCTCATCTCGCAGATCGAGAACGGCAAGAGCCAGCCCTCGGTCAGCACCCTCTACGCCATCACCACGGCTCTCGGCATCTCCGTCGAGGCCCTCTTCGAGGCGGGCGAGACTACAACGGCCTCCCCGGCGGCGGCAGCCCCGGTACCGTGCTGCACGCCCTCGCCGCTTTCGCCGCCGACCCCGGTCGCCGGATCGGCCCGCTGGTGA
- a CDS encoding M24 family metallopeptidase, translated as MAIRTFGPNAVDWEERVDLDRLRKQRLARLNETLNRSELGAVLSFDFANIRYMTATHIGTWAMDKLIRFALLVRGGEPIVWDFGSAARHHQLYNPWLDYSDGKEGPPTGARAGISTLRGAFHPQAQIAADVAAKIATELRAHGLADEPLGIDVVEMPVLTALRAEGIEVVDGQQVFLEARRIKTPDEISLLTQACAMVDAAYEELYGYLRPGVRENECVGVVSKVLYDLGSEYVEGVNAISGERCSPHPHVYSDRLIRPGDPAFFDILHSHLGYRTCYYRTFAVGSASRAQRDAYVRCREYMDQAIDLVRPGATTADIVQVWPRAEEFGFADETAAFALQYGHGVGLSIWEKPIFSRLVSLDHPEVLEEGMVFALETYWPAADGWSAARIEEEVVVTADGCEVITKFPAEELLVAGRKYWTVGGELNTRRESQSHLNTSRSTSGGTSRGDGDH; from the coding sequence ATGGCGATCCGCACTTTCGGACCCAATGCCGTCGACTGGGAAGAGCGCGTCGACCTGGACCGGCTGCGCAAACAGCGGCTGGCTCGCCTCAACGAGACCCTGAACCGCTCCGAGCTCGGTGCGGTGCTCAGCTTCGACTTCGCCAACATCCGCTACATGACGGCCACGCACATCGGCACCTGGGCGATGGACAAGCTGATCCGCTTCGCCCTGCTGGTGCGCGGCGGCGAGCCGATCGTCTGGGACTTCGGCTCCGCAGCCCGGCACCATCAGCTCTACAACCCGTGGCTCGATTACAGCGACGGCAAGGAAGGCCCGCCCACGGGCGCCCGCGCCGGCATCTCCACCCTGCGCGGCGCCTTCCACCCGCAGGCCCAGATCGCCGCGGACGTCGCCGCGAAGATCGCCACCGAGCTGCGCGCACACGGCCTGGCCGACGAGCCGCTCGGCATCGACGTCGTCGAGATGCCGGTCCTCACCGCCCTGCGCGCCGAGGGCATCGAGGTCGTCGACGGACAGCAGGTCTTCCTGGAGGCCCGCCGCATCAAGACACCGGACGAGATCTCCCTGCTCACCCAGGCCTGCGCGATGGTCGACGCCGCGTACGAGGAGCTGTACGGCTATCTGCGTCCTGGGGTGCGCGAGAACGAGTGTGTCGGGGTGGTCAGCAAGGTGCTGTACGACCTCGGCAGCGAGTACGTCGAAGGCGTCAACGCGATCTCCGGCGAGCGCTGCTCACCTCATCCGCACGTCTACAGCGACCGCCTGATCCGCCCCGGCGACCCCGCCTTCTTCGACATCCTGCACAGCCACCTCGGCTACCGCACCTGCTACTACCGCACCTTCGCCGTCGGCAGCGCCTCCCGCGCCCAGCGCGACGCCTATGTGCGCTGCCGTGAGTACATGGACCAGGCCATCGACCTCGTCCGCCCGGGCGCCACCACCGCCGACATCGTGCAGGTCTGGCCGCGCGCCGAGGAGTTCGGATTCGCCGACGAGACCGCCGCGTTCGCCCTCCAGTACGGCCACGGCGTCGGCCTGTCGATCTGGGAGAAGCCGATCTTCAGCCGACTGGTCTCCCTGGACCACCCCGAGGTCCTGGAGGAGGGCATGGTGTTCGCACTGGAGACCTACTGGCCCGCCGCCGACGGCTGGTCCGCCGCCCGCATCGAGGAGGAAGTGGTCGTCACCGCCGACGGCTGCGAGGTCATCACGAAGTTCCCGGCGGAGGAACTGCTGGTGGCGGGCCGCAAGTACTGGACGGTCGGCGGCGAGTTGAACACCCGGCGCGAGTCGCAGTCCCACCTCAACACGTCGCGCAGCACCTCCGGCGGCACCTCCCGTGGCGACGGGGACCACTGA
- a CDS encoding sensor histidine kinase, which yields MLLVGLAAVLWPARRRPAWLTPQMRTAAPAIASILYSAGSLLAGAQNVFGPGEAVILLYLLFVAVRHCLPRWAVACAALDVAALLLLPVRYMRSVQDEALALILLGLVLVGVFAGLAAYLRTLDYRRAVTVGETRRAERVAIAADLHDFVAHHVTGILVQTQMARMMARTQPQELDPVLAGIERAATEALASMRRTVGVLRDTGEEGGDRRPVGDLAGVAELTDGFASPVQQVTLSRDPAVSADLPHEVQAAAFRVVQEALTNIRRHAADAAHVEVRLRDDAGRLEVSVADDGRGGTQLPAAAHGGGFGLVGLKERVTALGGELHAGPRGGAGWEVRALFPAGKG from the coding sequence GTGCTGCTCGTGGGCCTGGCCGCCGTGCTGTGGCCGGCCCGACGCAGGCCCGCATGGCTGACCCCGCAGATGCGCACCGCAGCGCCCGCCATCGCCTCGATCCTGTACTCGGCGGGCTCGCTGCTCGCCGGTGCGCAGAACGTCTTCGGTCCGGGCGAGGCCGTGATCCTGCTGTACCTGCTGTTCGTCGCGGTACGGCACTGCCTGCCTCGCTGGGCCGTGGCCTGCGCCGCCCTCGACGTGGCCGCGCTGCTGCTGTTGCCGGTGCGGTACATGAGGTCCGTGCAGGACGAGGCGCTGGCCCTCATCCTGCTCGGCCTGGTGCTGGTCGGCGTCTTCGCGGGCCTCGCCGCGTACCTGCGCACCCTGGACTACCGGCGGGCGGTCACCGTCGGCGAGACCCGGCGCGCCGAACGCGTCGCCATCGCCGCCGACCTGCACGACTTCGTCGCCCACCATGTCACCGGGATCCTCGTGCAGACGCAGATGGCCCGCATGATGGCGCGGACCCAGCCGCAGGAGCTCGACCCCGTCCTGGCCGGCATCGAACGCGCCGCCACCGAGGCCCTCGCCTCGATGCGCCGTACCGTCGGCGTGCTGCGCGACACCGGGGAGGAGGGTGGTGACCGCCGCCCGGTCGGTGACCTGGCGGGCGTCGCCGAGCTGACCGACGGCTTCGCGAGCCCGGTCCAGCAGGTCACCCTGAGCCGTGATCCCGCGGTGTCGGCCGACCTGCCCCATGAGGTGCAGGCGGCGGCCTTCCGGGTCGTCCAGGAGGCGCTGACCAACATCCGCCGGCACGCCGCCGACGCCGCGCACGTGGAGGTCCGGCTCCGGGACGACGCCGGGCGCCTGGAGGTGTCGGTCGCGGACGACGGGCGGGGCGGGACGCAGCTTCCTGCGGCCGCGCACGGGGGCGGGTTCGGACTGGTCGGGCTGAAGGAGCGGGTGACGGCACTGGGCGGGGAACTGCATGCCGGGCCGCGGGGTGGAGCGGGGTGGGAGGTCCGGGCGCTGTTTCCTGCGGGGAAGGGCTGA
- a CDS encoding thiamine pyrophosphate-dependent dehydrogenase E1 component subunit alpha — translation MEPAELLAAYEQMTVIRRTEKAAHDLFLQGLVKGTTHLAAGHEAIAVGASAALRPDDYVFATYRGHHHALARGATPQECLAELMSRATGLCGAKGGSMHLTKASTGMLGSYAIVGSHLPMAAGAAWSARLRGTDQIAVAFFGDGATNIGAFHEALNLAAVWKLPVLFVCENNLYMEYTPIADVTAVPRPAADRAPAYGIPGEVVDGNDVLAVEEAVARLAARARAGDGPALLEALTYRHFGHSRSDPATYRPAEEVERWLKHDPLDLARGRLVETGVPEAVIGEADDRATSLVQKAVEAAKAAPAPDPDEAFTDVWADGGAAWRT, via the coding sequence ATGGAACCGGCCGAACTCCTCGCCGCGTACGAGCAGATGACCGTCATCCGCCGTACGGAGAAGGCCGCCCACGACCTCTTCCTGCAGGGCCTCGTCAAAGGCACCACCCACCTGGCCGCCGGACACGAGGCCATCGCCGTCGGCGCGAGCGCCGCCCTGCGCCCCGACGACTACGTCTTCGCCACCTACCGGGGACACCATCACGCGCTGGCACGCGGGGCCACCCCGCAGGAGTGCCTCGCCGAACTCATGAGCCGGGCAACGGGGTTGTGCGGGGCCAAGGGCGGCTCCATGCACCTGACCAAGGCGTCCACCGGGATGCTCGGCTCGTACGCCATCGTCGGCTCCCACCTCCCGATGGCGGCCGGCGCGGCCTGGTCGGCCCGGCTGCGCGGCACCGACCAGATCGCGGTCGCCTTCTTCGGCGACGGCGCCACCAACATCGGCGCCTTCCACGAGGCACTCAACCTGGCCGCCGTGTGGAAGCTGCCGGTGCTGTTCGTCTGCGAGAACAACCTCTACATGGAGTACACGCCGATCGCCGACGTCACGGCGGTGCCACGGCCCGCCGCCGACCGGGCGCCCGCGTACGGCATCCCGGGCGAGGTGGTGGACGGCAACGACGTCCTCGCGGTCGAGGAGGCGGTGGCCCGGCTCGCGGCTCGGGCCCGGGCAGGAGACGGGCCCGCGCTGCTGGAGGCGCTGACCTACCGCCACTTCGGGCACAGCCGCTCCGATCCGGCGACCTACCGCCCGGCCGAGGAGGTCGAACGCTGGCTGAAGCACGACCCGTTGGACCTGGCGCGGGGCCGGCTCGTCGAGACGGGGGTGCCGGAGGCGGTGATCGGCGAGGCGGACGACCGGGCGACCTCCCTCGTCCAGAAGGCGGTCGAGGCCGCGAAGGCGGCGCCCGCGCCCGATCCGGACGAGGCCTTCACCGACGTATGGGCGGACGGAGGCGCGGCGTGGCGGACGTGA
- a CDS encoding response regulator transcription factor, whose protein sequence is MTTAPPSGAPIRVLIADDQEMVRTGFRFFLDAQPDITVVAEARDGEEAVALARRERPDVCLLDIRMPRLDGLEATRLLAGPDVADPMRVVVVTTFDLDEYVYGALRGGACGFLLKDSGPTLLAEAVRAAAAGDSLVSPSVTVRLLSHITAPQAVAAAPVRPAQPTEPLTDRELDVVRRVALGRTNAEIAAELYVSLSTVKTHLSSVQLKLSARNRVEIAVWAWQHGYGQPGG, encoded by the coding sequence ATGACCACCGCACCCCCCTCCGGGGCGCCCATCCGCGTCCTGATCGCCGACGACCAGGAGATGGTCCGCACCGGCTTCCGCTTCTTCCTCGACGCGCAGCCCGACATCACCGTGGTCGCCGAGGCCCGCGACGGCGAGGAGGCGGTGGCGCTGGCCCGGCGGGAGCGACCGGACGTGTGTCTGCTGGACATCCGGATGCCGAGGCTGGACGGGCTGGAGGCGACCCGGCTGCTGGCCGGGCCCGACGTGGCCGACCCGATGCGGGTGGTCGTGGTGACCACGTTCGACCTCGACGAGTACGTGTACGGGGCACTGCGCGGCGGCGCGTGCGGGTTCCTGCTGAAGGACTCGGGGCCCACCCTCCTCGCGGAGGCGGTCCGCGCCGCCGCGGCCGGTGACTCACTGGTCTCGCCGTCCGTCACCGTCCGCCTGCTGAGTCACATCACCGCCCCACAGGCCGTCGCCGCCGCCCCGGTCCGGCCGGCGCAGCCCACGGAGCCCCTCACCGACCGCGAACTCGACGTCGTGCGCCGGGTCGCCCTCGGCCGTACGAACGCCGAGATCGCCGCCGAGTTGTACGTCTCCCTGTCCACGGTCAAGACGCACCTGTCCAGCGTCCAGCTGAAACTGTCCGCCCGGAACCGCGTCGAGATCGCGGTCTGGGCCTGGCAGCACGGGTACGGGCAACCGGGCGGCTGA